The genomic DNA GCGAATGTGCGCGAGCGGTTGCTCGCGGGTGAGGCCCGGCCCTTCGAGGACGCGGACGTGGACGAGGCGCTGCGCCTGCTCGCCACGCCCAACCTGAGGCCCGTGCTCAATGCCACCGGCGTGGTGCTGCACACGAACCTGGGCCGTGCGCCCCTGGCCACCGAGGCCGTGGCGCGGGTGGCCTCCGTGGCGCGGGGCTTCTGCAACCTCGAGTACGATCTGGACGAGGGGGAGCGGGGCAGCCGTTACGCGCCCGTCGTGGAGCTGCTCCGCGAGCTCACGGGCGCCGAGGACGCCCTGGTGGTGAACAACTGCGCGGGCGCGGCGCTGCTGGTGCTCGCGGCGCTGGCGTCGGGCCGCGAGGCCATCGTCTCGCGCGGAGAGCTGGTGGAGATCGGCGGCGGTTTCCGGGTGCCGGACGTGATGAAGCAGTCCGGCGCGCGGCTGGTGGAGGTGGGGACGACCAACCGCACCCGGCGCTCGGACTACGAGGCGGCCCTCTCACCGGACACGGGCGTGCTGATGAAGGTGCACCGCTCCAACTTCGCGCTGGTGGGCTTCACCGAGGAGGTGGAGGTGGGTGCCCTGGCGGCGCTCGGCCGCGCGCGGGACGTGCCGGTGGTGGTGGATCTGGGCTCGGGCGCGTTGTTGCCGCTGGTGGGAGAGGGGCTGACCCCCGAGCCCACCGTGCCCGCCACCGTGGCCGCGGGGGCGGACGTGGTGGCCTTTTCCGGAGACAAGCTCCTGGGAGGCCCGCAGGCCGGCATCATCGTGGGCCGCTCGGCGTTGCTCGCCCGCATCCGCCAGCATCCCCTCACCCGGGCCCTGCGTGTCGACAAGATGACAGTCGCCGCCCTGGAGGCCACCCTCGAGCTGTACCGGGATGGGTGCGCGGAAGCCGTCCCCACGTGGCGGCTGCTC from Melittangium boletus DSM 14713 includes the following:
- the selA gene encoding L-seryl-tRNA(Sec) selenium transferase; amino-acid sequence: MGVPSTSDGGKNARLRALPSIEQLLHRPSLEARLASLPRARAVAALRLAVANVRERLLAGEARPFEDADVDEALRLLATPNLRPVLNATGVVLHTNLGRAPLATEAVARVASVARGFCNLEYDLDEGERGSRYAPVVELLRELTGAEDALVVNNCAGAALLVLAALASGREAIVSRGELVEIGGGFRVPDVMKQSGARLVEVGTTNRTRRSDYEAALSPDTGVLMKVHRSNFALVGFTEEVEVGALAALGRARDVPVVVDLGSGALLPLVGEGLTPEPTVPATVAAGADVVAFSGDKLLGGPQAGIIVGRSALLARIRQHPLTRALRVDKMTVAALEATLELYRDGCAEAVPTWRLLTWPVEVLEARARRLLALLSQKDIHARVSSTSGQVGGGAMPLARLPSFACILTLGEPAAFLECLRGASVPVIGRISDGEVVLDVRCLAEEDLPLVADAVAMASQGRQPC